In Salinigranum marinum, one DNA window encodes the following:
- a CDS encoding METTL5 family protein, which translates to MATKAALETQLAVVAGFENPSVSLEQYPTPPELAAHVVHVADLNDDIEGRTVVDLGTGTGMLALGAALRGPARVIGLDVDREALSTARANRVRVGTTAPIHWVQADATRCPLRLTERTTVVMNPPFGAQRGHEHADRAFLATAAELADVSYSIHNAGSQEFVEAFAADNGGEVTHAFEATFDLARQFDFHEENRKELRTEVYRIVWAGD; encoded by the coding sequence GTGGCGACGAAGGCCGCACTGGAGACACAACTCGCCGTCGTCGCGGGGTTCGAGAACCCGAGCGTGAGCCTCGAACAGTACCCGACGCCGCCCGAACTCGCCGCACACGTCGTCCACGTCGCCGACCTCAACGACGACATCGAGGGTCGGACCGTCGTCGACCTCGGAACCGGGACCGGGATGCTCGCGCTCGGTGCGGCCTTGCGCGGCCCGGCGCGGGTGATCGGCCTCGACGTCGACCGCGAGGCGCTGTCGACCGCCCGCGCGAACCGGGTCCGGGTCGGAACGACCGCACCCATCCACTGGGTCCAGGCCGACGCGACGCGGTGTCCGCTCCGACTGACGGAGCGGACGACGGTGGTGATGAACCCGCCGTTCGGCGCACAGCGCGGCCACGAACACGCCGACCGGGCGTTCCTCGCGACGGCCGCCGAGCTCGCCGACGTCTCGTACTCGATCCACAACGCCGGGAGCCAGGAGTTCGTCGAGGCGTTCGCCGCCGACAACGGCGGCGAGGTGACCCACGCGTTCGAGGCCACGTTCGACCTCGCCCGTCAGTTCGACTTCCACGAGGAGAATCGCAAAGAGCTCCGGACCGAGGTGTACCGGATCGTCTGGGCCGGGGACTAG
- a CDS encoding transcription initiation factor IIB: MERPSRQRQREQASEQETDEEIVCPECDSENIVTDADQGELVCDDCGLVLDERQIDRGPEWRAFNHSERQSKSRVGAPITETMHDRGLTTTIDWKDKDAYGRSLSSEKRSQMHRLRKWQERIRTKDAGERNLQFALSEIDRMASALGVPRSVREVASVIYRRALNEDLIRGRSIEGVATSALYAACRQEGIPRSLDEVAEVSRVPQKEIGRTYRYISQELGLELKPVDPKQFVPRFASALNLSEEVQAKATEIIDVSAEQGLLSGKSPTGFAAAAIYAASLLCNEKKTQREVADVAQVTEVTIRNRYQEQIEAMGFR, encoded by the coding sequence ATGGAACGTCCGAGTCGGCAGCGTCAGCGCGAGCAGGCATCGGAACAGGAAACGGATGAGGAGATCGTCTGTCCTGAGTGTGACTCGGAAAACATCGTCACCGACGCCGACCAGGGGGAGTTAGTGTGTGACGACTGTGGGCTCGTCCTCGACGAGCGGCAGATCGACCGGGGGCCGGAGTGGCGGGCGTTCAACCACTCCGAGCGTCAGTCGAAGTCCCGAGTCGGCGCACCGATCACCGAGACGATGCACGACCGCGGGTTGACGACGACGATCGACTGGAAGGACAAGGACGCCTACGGACGGTCGCTCTCCTCGGAGAAACGATCGCAGATGCATCGGCTGCGCAAGTGGCAAGAGCGCATCCGGACGAAGGACGCCGGCGAGCGCAACCTCCAGTTCGCGCTGAGCGAGATCGACCGCATGGCAAGCGCGCTGGGCGTCCCACGGTCGGTACGAGAGGTCGCGTCGGTCATCTACCGACGGGCGCTCAACGAGGACCTCATCCGCGGACGAAGTATCGAGGGCGTCGCCACGAGCGCGCTGTACGCCGCCTGCCGGCAGGAGGGCATCCCGCGGTCGCTGGACGAGGTCGCCGAGGTGTCCCGAGTGCCGCAGAAGGAGATCGGCCGCACGTATCGGTACATCTCCCAGGAGCTCGGCCTCGAACTCAAGCCGGTCGACCCCAAGCAGTTCGTCCCCCGCTTTGCGAGCGCGCTGAACCTCTCTGAGGAGGTCCAGGCGAAGGCGACAGAGATCATCGACGTCTCCGCCGAGCAGGGTCTGCTGTCGGGGAAGTCGCCCACAGGGTTCGCCGCGGCGGCGATCTACGCCGCCTCGCTGCTCTGTAACGAGAAGAAGACCCAGCGCGAGGTCGCCGACGTCGCGCAGGTCACCGAGGTCACGATCCGGAATCGGTACCAAGAACAGATCGAAGCGATGGGCTTCCGCTGA
- a CDS encoding flippase activity-associated protein Agl23 yields the protein MSRAGRVDSTRAVVGVIAVVALSIRLVGLDGRPFHWDEARVGVWALRFARAGAFEYRPVAGGPLPYHLARGSFALFGATDAAARLPVALVGGLLPLSALGLRGRLADDETVFLAVILAASPPLLYYTRVLRGDALLAAAAFVACVLVVRAVDSGRRGAAYGAVLAVAAAVAASGFVVATFACVLVACAVVFDARRLPGDALAALSDRLRAESTLLARLFLVFVAAVVFLYAPRGGSVSLWSPATFPRAVAFAFSEAPGRFFAVRVASRYADGATHPLVPFVISLVRTLLAAALPTVALAVVGALSERYVGADRTVVAFFAVWAAAAVLFFPTIAEVDAPWTAVHAVVPLAVPAAVGAGRGVAYGRAAVSRADASAVAAVLLVVVAGVAQVGGVLASDVYGPPTPDGALAEYGQPADDLEPFAANVSAAGEGEPAVLYYGDRFHTGDWAVADGPPVPTAWGGQLPLPWYVAREGAEATTLASNAALPADPPPVVVVDPDDAGSVEPRLPGYERSRYRLGLWNREIVVFVRV from the coding sequence ATGTCACGGGCCGGTCGCGTCGACTCCACCCGCGCCGTCGTCGGCGTGATCGCCGTGGTCGCGCTGTCGATCCGGCTCGTCGGACTCGACGGCCGTCCGTTCCACTGGGACGAGGCCCGCGTCGGGGTCTGGGCGCTTCGGTTCGCCCGCGCGGGCGCGTTCGAGTACCGCCCAGTCGCTGGCGGACCGCTCCCGTACCACCTCGCGCGTGGCTCGTTCGCGCTGTTCGGCGCGACCGACGCCGCCGCTCGCCTCCCCGTCGCGCTCGTCGGCGGCCTCCTCCCCCTCTCGGCGCTCGGGCTCCGCGGTCGGCTCGCAGACGATGAGACCGTCTTCCTCGCGGTGATCCTCGCCGCCTCGCCACCGCTGTTGTACTACACGCGCGTCCTCCGCGGCGACGCCCTCCTCGCCGCGGCGGCGTTCGTCGCGTGCGTCCTCGTCGTCCGCGCGGTCGACTCGGGTCGTCGGGGGGCCGCTTACGGCGCGGTGCTGGCGGTCGCGGCCGCGGTCGCCGCCTCCGGCTTCGTCGTTGCCACGTTCGCGTGCGTCCTCGTCGCCTGCGCCGTCGTCTTCGACGCGCGGCGACTCCCGGGCGACGCGCTCGCGGCACTCTCGGACCGTCTTCGGGCGGAGTCGACGCTCCTCGCCCGACTGTTCCTCGTGTTCGTCGCCGCGGTCGTCTTCCTCTACGCCCCGCGCGGCGGGAGCGTGAGCCTCTGGTCGCCGGCGACGTTCCCGCGGGCCGTGGCGTTCGCCTTCAGCGAGGCACCGGGCCGCTTTTTCGCCGTACGGGTCGCCTCCCGGTACGCCGACGGCGCGACCCACCCGCTCGTGCCGTTCGTCATCTCGCTCGTGCGGACGCTCCTCGCCGCGGCGCTCCCGACCGTCGCGCTCGCGGTCGTCGGTGCCCTCTCGGAACGGTACGTCGGGGCGGACCGGACGGTCGTCGCGTTCTTCGCCGTGTGGGCCGCCGCCGCGGTCCTCTTTTTCCCGACCATCGCGGAGGTCGACGCGCCCTGGACGGCCGTCCACGCCGTCGTCCCGCTGGCGGTTCCGGCAGCGGTCGGGGCCGGACGCGGCGTGGCGTACGGCCGGGCGGCCGTCTCGCGTGCGGACGCCTCCGCGGTCGCCGCCGTGTTGCTCGTGGTCGTCGCCGGCGTCGCCCAGGTCGGGGGGGTCCTCGCGAGCGATGTCTACGGGCCGCCGACGCCCGACGGCGCGCTCGCGGAGTACGGCCAGCCCGCGGACGACCTGGAGCCGTTCGCCGCGAACGTCTCGGCGGCGGGCGAGGGGGAGCCGGCGGTGTTGTACTACGGCGACCGCTTCCACACGGGTGACTGGGCCGTCGCCGACGGCCCGCCCGTTCCCACGGCGTGGGGCGGTCAGCTCCCCCTGCCGTGGTACGTCGCCCGCGAGGGAGCCGAGGCGACGACGCTGGCGTCGAACGCGGCGCTCCCCGCCGACCCGCCGCCGGTCGTCGTCGTCGACCCCGACGACGCCGGGTCGGTCGAGCCACGGCTGCCGGGGTACGAGCGCAGCCGCTACCGGCTTGGACTGTGGAACCGCGAGATCGTCGTGTTCGTCCGCGTCTGA
- a CDS encoding universal stress protein, with amino-acid sequence MYDAILVPTDGSPAAERAVDHAVELATTFGATVHALYVVDVALYSSLEAGVDAVIDALEREGESAVEAVETRCAAAGIETETEVVIGPVHRAIRDYVTEHDIDLVVMGTHGRQGVERFLLGSVTERTVRTSPAPVLTVGPDDEDATAESGSGGNDADTA; translated from the coding sequence ATGTACGACGCGATCCTGGTTCCGACCGACGGAAGCCCCGCCGCCGAGCGCGCGGTCGACCACGCGGTCGAACTCGCCACGACGTTCGGTGCGACGGTCCACGCACTGTACGTCGTCGACGTGGCGCTGTACTCGTCGCTCGAAGCGGGCGTCGACGCCGTGATCGATGCGCTGGAACGCGAGGGGGAGTCCGCGGTCGAGGCGGTCGAAACGCGCTGTGCGGCCGCCGGCATCGAGACCGAGACCGAGGTCGTCATCGGCCCGGTCCACCGGGCCATCCGCGACTACGTGACCGAACACGACATCGACCTCGTGGTGATGGGCACCCACGGCCGCCAGGGGGTCGAGCGATTCCTCCTCGGGAGCGTGACCGAACGGACCGTCCGCACGTCGCCGGCTCCCGTCCTGACGGTCGGCCCGGACGACGAGGACGCGACCGCCGAGTCCGGATCCGGTGGAAACGACGCCGACACGGCGTAG